From a single Drosophila sulfurigaster albostrigata strain 15112-1811.04 chromosome 3, ASM2355843v2, whole genome shotgun sequence genomic region:
- the LOC133841657 gene encoding eukaryotic translation initiation factor 6 — protein MALRVQFENNDDIGVFSKLTNTYCLVAIGGSETFYSTYEAELAETIPVIHANIGGCRIIGRLTVGNRNGLLVPHSTTDEELQHLRNSLPDAVKIQRVEERLSALGNVIACNDYVALVHPDLDKETEEIIADVLNVEVFRQTIADNTLVGSYTVLSNQGGMVHPKTSIQDQDELSSLLQVPLVAGTVNRGSEVLAAGMVVNDWISFVGMNTTATEISVIESVFKLNQAQPATVTTKLRAALIEEMS, from the coding sequence atggCGCTTCGTGTGCAGTTCGAGAACAATGACGATATCGGCGTCTTCAGCAAATTAACAAACACATATTGTTTGGTTGCCATTGGCGGGTCTGAGACCTTCTACAGCACCTACGAGGCTGAGCTGGCCGAAACCATTCCCGTTATTCACGCCAATATCGGCGGCTGTCGCATTATTGGTCGTCTCACAGTTGGCAATCGCAACGGCCTTTTGGTGCCCCATTCCACCACCGACGAGGAGTTGCAACATTTGCGCAACAGTTTGCCGGATGCAGTCAAAATACAACGTGTCGAAGAGCGTCTGTCCGCCTTGGGCAATGTTATTGCCTGCAACGACTATGTGGCCTTGGTACATCCTGATCTGGATAAAGAGACTGAAGAGATTATAGCCGATGTGCTTAATGTGGAGGTCTTTCGTCAGACCATTGCCGATAACACACTGGTTGGTTCATACACAGTGCTGAGCAATCAGGGCGGCATGGTGCATCCCAAGACAAGCATTCAGGACCAGGATGAGCTCTCATCGTTGCTGCAAGTGCCGCTAGTTGCCGGCACAGTGAATCGGGGAAGCGAAGTTTTGGCTGCCGGTATGGTTGTCAACGACTGGATCTCGTTTGTGGGCATGAATACAACAGCCACTGAGATTTCTGTGATCGAGAGCGTGTTCAAATTAAATCAGGCACAGCCAGCGACAGTGACAACAAAATTGCGTGCAGCGCTCATCGAGGAAATGTCctaa
- the LOC133841658 gene encoding U4/U6.U5 small nuclear ribonucleoprotein 27 kDa protein yields the protein MGRSRSPASPAHRRREKERSERKKRRERRSREREAIGVGSSSNRRDRERDRERDRSRSRDRDRVRGRRSRSRSRGATGSSSGPSTSRRATRNNSAAAAAAERPQINEADLEGKSPEEVEMLKTMGFCTFDSTKNKKVEGNDVGEVHVILKRKYRQYMNRKGGFNRPLDFVA from the exons ATgggtcgcagtcgcagtcccGCTTCACCCGCACACAGACGAAGGGAAAAGGAACGCTCCGAGCGCAAAAAGAGACGCGAACGACGctcaagagaaagagaagccATCGGCGTTGGGAGCAGTAGCAATCGCCGTGACCGGGAACGTGATCGTGAACGTGACAGAAGTCGCAGCCGTGACAGGGATCGTGTGCGAGGACGGCGTTCGAG ATCCCGTTCCCGAGGTGCAACTGGCAGCAGTTCCGGGCCATCAACATCCCGTCGCGCCACACGCAACAAttcagcggcagcagctgcagcagaaCGTCCGCAAATCAATGAGGCAGACCTGGAAGGAAAATCACCCGAGGAGGTTGAGATGCTCAAGACAATGGGTTTCTGCACATTTGACAGCACCAAGAACAAGAAAGTCGAGGGCAACGATGTTGGCGAGGTGCATGTGATCCTCAAGCGCAAGTATCGTCAGTATATGAATCGCAAGGGTGGCTTCAATCGGCCGCTCGACTTTGTCGCATAG
- the LOC133841476 gene encoding synaptosomal-associated protein 29, with translation MANNYLQPVNNHFDIENLTDVDDDLFLKNTRTKPQRSTNPFDNDDDDVSTSSSIAAQRQAYAEKRREIEQRTLDSTQKSLGLLYETEEVGKATAVELARQREQLEKTSNQLDEINATLRFSQRHLNGLKSVFGGLKNYLSGNRDQPPTATGSPTGSKVSQETNSNINVAGGGFGAEAGAVGGYKPREAMSPTERYDNHPVSRLRDDSSAALQRQATQQQRASNPFQQQLDSNLGEMCDNLSRLKNLAIDMSSEIDSQNVLLDNMNDKVECVNFKMEKQKKDINLMLKK, from the exons ATGGCTAACAATTATCTGCAACCAGTGAACAATCATTTTGACATTGAAAACCTTACGGATGTGGATGACGATTTATTTCTGAAAAATACACGAACGAAACCACAGCGTAGTACGAATCCATTTGAtaacgatgatgacgacgtaTCCACATCGTCATCAATTGCTGCACAACGACAAGCCTACGCTGAGAAGCGCAGGGAAATCGAGCAGCGCACTCTGGACTCGACCCAGAAGAGTTTGG gttTGCTCTACGAAACCGAAGAAGTGGGCAAGGCGACGGCTGTGGAGTTGGCCAGACAAAGGGAGCAATTGGAAAAGACCTCGAATCAATTGGATGAAATTAATGCGACTTTGAGATTTAGTCAGCGCCATTTAAATGGACTGAAAAGCGTCTTTGGAGGACTCAAGAACTATTTGTCGGGTAACCGAGACCAACCACCGACGGCAACAGGTTCACCCACTGGCAGCAAGGTTTCTCAGGAAACGAACAGCAATATTAATGTAGCTGGTGGTGGATTTGGAGCTGAAGCGGGAGCTGTAGGAGGCTACAAACCAAGAGAAGCTATGTCGCCTACGGAACGCTATGACAATCATCCCGTTAGTCGATTGCGTGACGATTCAAGTGCCGCTCTCCAACGTCAGGCGACTCAGCAACAACGAGCCTCTAATCCTTTCCAGCAGCAGTTGGATTCGAATCTCGGTGAAATGTGTGACAATTTGTCTCGCTTGAAGAACCTAGCTATCGATATGAGTTCAGAGATTGATTCTCAGAACGTATTATTGGATAATATGAACGATAAGGTCGAATGTGTTAATTTCAAAATGGAAAAGCAGAAAAAGGATATTAATCTAATGCTTAAAAAGTGA
- the LOC133842036 gene encoding 1,4-alpha-glucan-branching enzyme gives MGDAMQVEVKDIDKLFELDGYLKPFEREIRRRHGVLKDWINKIDQCEGGIDEFTQGYNYYGLHFQPDNSVIAREWAPGARDVYLTGDFNNWHWESHPFKKLPFGKWELHLPANPDGSPPIKHLSEIKVIIRNQHGQLLDRLSPWAKYVVQPPKEANQGVNYKQYVWQPPAGERYQRQHGRPARPKSLRIYECHVGIASQEPRVGSYDEFADRIVPRIKRQGYNCIQVMAIMEHAYYASFGYQVTSFFAASSRYGNPEQLKRMIDVAHAQGLYVLLDVVHSHASKNVQDGLNQFDGTNSCFFHDGARGEHSLWDSRLFNYTEHEVLRFLLSNLRWWHDEYNFDGYRFDGVTSMLYHSRGIGEGFSGDYNEYFGLNVDTDSLNYLGLANYMLHKLDPEVITIAEDVSGMPTLCRPVPEGGIGFDYRLGMAIPDKWIELLKEQSDDQWDMGNVVHTLTNRRWKENTVAYAESHDQALVGDKTIAFWLMDKEMYTHMSTLSDSSLIIDRGLALHKMIRLITHALGGEAYLNFMGNEFGHPEWLDFPRVGNNDSYHYARRQWNLVDDPLLKYKYLNEFDRAMNETEERYGWLHSGSAYVSWKHEGDKTIAFERGGLVFVFNFHPTQSFSDYRVGTNWAGTYQAVLSSDDPLFGGHNRIDMNCKHHSDPWGHAGRSNFIQIYAPSRTAVVYARVSD, from the exons ATGGGCGATGCAATGCAGGTGGAGGTTAAGGACATCGATAAGCTGTTCGAATTGGATGGCTACCTAAAACCCTTTGAGCGTGAGATACGCCGCCG ACATGGCGTTCTTAAGGATTGGATTAACAAGATTGATCAATGCGAGGGCGGCATAGATGAATTCACCCAGGGCTACAATTACTATGGCCTGCACTTTCAGCCGGACAATTCGGTGATTGCACGCGAATGGGCGCCGGGAGCAAGAGACGTTTATTTGACTGGGGATTTTA ACAATTGGCATTGGGAATCGCATCCGTTCAAGAAACTGCCTTTTGGCAAGTGGGAACTGCATTTGCCTGCCAATCCAGATGGCAGTCCCCCCATCAAGCATCTGAGCGAGATTAAGGTGATTATACGCAACCAACACGGTCAGCTGCTGGATCGTCTGTCACCCTGGGCCAAATATGTGGTGCAACCACCCAAGGAGGCGAATCAAGGCGTCAACTATAAGCAATATGTTTGGCAGCCGCCGGCCGGCGAACGCTATCAGCGTCAGCATGGCCGTCCAGCCAGGCCCAAGTCTCTCAGGATCTACGAATGCCATGTGGGCATTGCTTCGCAAGAGCCTCGTGTGGGCAGCTACGATGAGTTTGCCGATCGCATTGTGCCACGCATCAAACGGCAGGGCTACAACTGCATCCAGGTGATGGCCATTATGGAGCATGCCTACTATGCCAGCTTTGGCTATCAAGTGACCAGTTTCTTTGCTGCATCCAGTCGCTATGGTAATCCAGAGCAACTGAAACGCATGATTGATGTGGCCCATGCCCAGGGATTGTATGTGCTGCTCGATGTGGTGCATTCCCATGCCTCCAAAAATGTCCAAGATGGTCTTAATCAGTTTGATGGCACCAACAGCTGTTTCTTCCACGACGGCGCTCGTGGAGAGCATTCCCTGTGGGACAGTCGCCTATTCAACTACACGGAGCACGAAGTACTACGTTTTCTGCTCTCCAATTTGCGTTGGTGGCACGACGAGTATAATTTTGATGGCTATCGCTTCGATGGCGTCACATCTATGCTCTATCATTCGCGAGGCATTGGTGAAGGATTCAGTGGCGACTACAACGAGTATTTTGGTCTCAATGTCGACACGGACTCTCTGAACTATCTGGGTCTAGCCAATTATATGTTGCACAAGCTGGATCCTGAAGTCATAACCATTGCAGAG GATGTCTCTGGTATGCCAACCTTGTGTCGTCCAGTGCCAGAGGGCGGTATTGGCTTTGACTATCGCCTCGGTATGGCCATACCGGATAAATGGATTGAGTTGTTGAAGGAGCAGAGTGACGACCAGTGGGATATGGGCAATGTGGTGCACACGCTCACCAATCGTCGCTGGAAGGAGAACACTGTGGCCTATGCCGAATCACATGACCAGGCACTTGTCGGTGACAAGACTATTGCCTTTTGGCTGATGGACAAGGAGATGTACACGCACATGTCTACGCTCTCCGATTCGAGCTTGATCATTGATCGTGGCTTGGCGCTGCACAAGATGATACGGCTCATCACACATGCGCTGGGTGGCGAAGCGTATCTCAATTTCATGGGCAACGAATTCGGACATCCCGAGTGGCTTGATTTTCCACGCGTTGGCAACAACGACTCGTATCATTATGCTCGTCGCCAGTGGAATCTGGTGGATGATCCACTGTTGAAGTACAAGTATCTGAATGAGTTTGATCGTGCCATGAATGAAACAGAGGAGCGCTATGGCTGGCTACACTCTGGCTCCGCCTACGTCAGCTGGAAGCACGAGGGTGACAAGACCATCGCCTTTGAGCGTGGTGGACTTGTGTTTGTCTTCAATTTCCATCCAACGCAAAGCTTCAGTGATTATCGTGTTGGCACCAACTGGGCCGGTACCTACCAGGCAGTGCTCTCGTCAGACGATCCCTTATTCGGTGGCCACAATCGCATTGATATGAACTGCAAGCATCACTCCGATCCTTGGGGGCACGCTGGTCGctcaaatttcattcaaatctATGCGCCTTCCCGCACAGCTGTGGTGTACGCACGAGTTAGTGATTAA
- the LOC133841475 gene encoding thioredoxin-related transmembrane protein 1 isoform X2: MRSYLQILAASCVIVTLLAAQSATASTAAAKASKPDGKLIELDEDNWQLMLNGEWMIEFFAPWCPACKNLAPVWERYANTAKDVNVNVAKIDVTTSPSLSGRFFVTALPTIYHVKDGEFRQYRGARDAEALLYFLKKKSWQAIEPLSSWKKPDTIHMSLLSYFFKLSHTLKDFNARLQEEYGLPTWGSYALFAIATIFVGAALGLMLVCIVDFVYPPKKSPRQSFSESQDNLAKGVEDLATEEIEDDEDDNAAEEEDGNSDDDAEEDQEEEDEEEQETKEETGDKVQAEKKSEKINSRAADDAPEVADKPSTEQVRKRKPRKAD; encoded by the exons atgcgaagttatttacaaattttggcCGCGTCATGTGTCATCGTCACGCTTTTGGCTGCGCAGTCGGCAACGGCGTCGACAGCGGCCGCAAAAGCTTCAAAGCCAGATGGAAAACTTATTGAGTTGGATGAGGATAACTGGCAACTTATGCTAAATGGCGAATGGATGATTGAATT CTTTGCGCCCTGGTGTCCCGCCTGCAAGAATCTGGCGCCAGTCTGGGAACGTTATGCAAACACAGCTAAGGATGTCAATGTAAATGTGGCCAAAATCGATGTAACCACTTCGCCTTCACTCAGTGGACGTTTCTTTGTTACCGCTTTGCCTACCATTTATCA CGTCAAGGATGGCGAATTCCGTCAATATCGCGGAGCCCGCGATGCCGAGGCTCTCTTGTATTTCCTCAAGAAGAAGTCGTGGCAAGCCATTGAGCCATTGTCGTCGTGGAAGAAGCCCGACACCATTCATATGTCCCTGTTGTCCTATTTCTTTAAACTGTCTCACACTCTAAAG GATTTCAACGCTCGGCTTCAAGAGGAATATGGACTGCCCACCTGGGGATCGTATGCTCTTTTTGCCATCGCCACAATCTTTGTGGGAGCTGCCTTGGGTTTAATGCTTGTCTGCATTGTGGACTTTGTGTACCCACCAAAGAAATCGCCTCGTCAAAGCTTCTCCGAATCTCAGGATAATCTGGCCAAGGGGGTTGAAGACTTGGCCACTGAGGAAATCGAAGACGATGAGGACGACAATGCGGCCGAGGAAGAAGATGGCAACAGTGACGATGACGCCGAGGAGGATCAGGAGGAGGAAGATGAAGAGGAGCAAGAAACCAAGGAGGAAACTGGCGATAAAGTTCAGGCCGAAAAGAAGTCTGAGAAGATCAACAGTAGAGCCGCTGATGACGCGCCCGAAGTTGCCGATAAACCAAGCACAGAGCAAGTTCGCAAGCGTAAACCACGCAAAGCGGATTAA
- the LOC133841475 gene encoding thioredoxin-related transmembrane protein 1 isoform X1 translates to MRSYLQILAASCVIVTLLAAQSATASTAAAKASKPDGKLIELDEDNWQLMLNGEWMIEFFAPWCPACKNLAPVWERYANTAKDVNVNVAKIDVTTSPSLSGRFFVTALPTIYHVKDGEFRQYRGARDAEALLYFLKKKSWQAIEPLSSWKKPDTIHMSLLSYFFKLSHTLKTTQKLFKDFNARLQEEYGLPTWGSYALFAIATIFVGAALGLMLVCIVDFVYPPKKSPRQSFSESQDNLAKGVEDLATEEIEDDEDDNAAEEEDGNSDDDAEEDQEEEDEEEQETKEETGDKVQAEKKSEKINSRAADDAPEVADKPSTEQVRKRKPRKAD, encoded by the exons atgcgaagttatttacaaattttggcCGCGTCATGTGTCATCGTCACGCTTTTGGCTGCGCAGTCGGCAACGGCGTCGACAGCGGCCGCAAAAGCTTCAAAGCCAGATGGAAAACTTATTGAGTTGGATGAGGATAACTGGCAACTTATGCTAAATGGCGAATGGATGATTGAATT CTTTGCGCCCTGGTGTCCCGCCTGCAAGAATCTGGCGCCAGTCTGGGAACGTTATGCAAACACAGCTAAGGATGTCAATGTAAATGTGGCCAAAATCGATGTAACCACTTCGCCTTCACTCAGTGGACGTTTCTTTGTTACCGCTTTGCCTACCATTTATCA CGTCAAGGATGGCGAATTCCGTCAATATCGCGGAGCCCGCGATGCCGAGGCTCTCTTGTATTTCCTCAAGAAGAAGTCGTGGCAAGCCATTGAGCCATTGTCGTCGTGGAAGAAGCCCGACACCATTCATATGTCCCTGTTGTCCTATTTCTTTAAACTGTCTCACACTCTAAAG acaacacaaaaactcTTTAAGGATTTCAACGCTCGGCTTCAAGAGGAATATGGACTGCCCACCTGGGGATCGTATGCTCTTTTTGCCATCGCCACAATCTTTGTGGGAGCTGCCTTGGGTTTAATGCTTGTCTGCATTGTGGACTTTGTGTACCCACCAAAGAAATCGCCTCGTCAAAGCTTCTCCGAATCTCAGGATAATCTGGCCAAGGGGGTTGAAGACTTGGCCACTGAGGAAATCGAAGACGATGAGGACGACAATGCGGCCGAGGAAGAAGATGGCAACAGTGACGATGACGCCGAGGAGGATCAGGAGGAGGAAGATGAAGAGGAGCAAGAAACCAAGGAGGAAACTGGCGATAAAGTTCAGGCCGAAAAGAAGTCTGAGAAGATCAACAGTAGAGCCGCTGATGACGCGCCCGAAGTTGCCGATAAACCAAGCACAGAGCAAGTTCGCAAGCGTAAACCACGCAAAGCGGATTAA